GCATGGACTTGGCCAGTTCGACGACTTCCTCCTTGGACTTGGCGAGTTTGACTCCGCCTTTGCAGCCGGACTTGAAAATCCCTTTGCCGCGTCCGCCGGCATGGATCTGGGACTTGACCACGGCTAGCGACTGGCCGGAGCCGAAGATTTTGTCGGCGGCGGCTTCGGCTTCGGAGATCGTCACACACGGCTGGCCGAGGGGCACAGTGACTCCGCGCTGGGCGAGCAATTGTTTGGCTTGGTATTCGTGCAGATTCATGGAACGGAAGGGGAAGGAGTGAGGGGTCCCGTGCGATCGATCAGCGTTGTTCGATGGGCGTCACTTTCAGTCCCACGGGGCCGTTGTAATTGCTCTGGGGACGAATGAGCCGGTTGTCGGCGAGCTGCTCCAGCACGTGGGCGGTCCAGCCGCTCGTTCGGGCGATGGCGAAGATGGGAGTGAAGAGGTCGGTCGGAATGCCGAGGGAGTAATAGACCGTGGCGGAATAGAAATCGACATTCGCGTGCAGGTTCTTGCGCGAGAGCATGAGCTCGGCGATGCGCTCGCTCATCTGGATCCACTTCGACTCGCCCAGGCTTTCGCTGAGTTTTTGGGCCATGCGTTTGAGATGAGGCGCCCGGGGGTCGAGGACTTTGTAAATGCGATGACCGATGCCCATAATCTTCTTCTTCTGGGCCAGGGCTTCCTCAATGTAGGCGTCCACCTGCTCCAGGGATCCGATTTCCTGGAGCATTTTGATGACCCCTTCGTTTGCGCCACCGTGCAGCGGGCCTTTGAGGGTCCCAATCGCGGTGGTCACCGCGGAATACATGTCGCTCAGGGTGGCGATGGTGACGCGGGCGCTGAAGGTGGAGGCGTTCATGCCGTGATCTGCGTGCAGCACGTAGCACATGTCCATCGTGTTTTCCTGATCGCGGGAGGGCGCGTGCCCGGTGATCATGGAGAGAAAGTTGGCGGCCTCGCCCAAGGCGGGATTGGGATGAACGAGCGGCAGTCCCTGGCGATGGCGATGGAAATAGGCGGTGACCACCGGAATTTGGGCGATCAGGCGGAGGGCTTTGCGGCGTTGCGAGTGTTGGGAATCATCGTCGCAAGTGGTGTCGAAGCAGCCGAGCGCCGAGATGAGGGTGCGCACGGCGTGCATCGGCGGCGTGTCCTTCGGCAGGGTTTGCACGATCTCGATGACCCCCTGGGGCAGTTCGCGAAATCCAGCCAGCGTCGCCTTGAGCTCCTCGAGTTCCCGGCGGTTGGGGAGATGATTGTGGTGCAGCAAGTGAACCACCTCCTCGTAGGAAACCTGGCCCGCCAGCTCGTTGATGTTGTAGCCGCAATAAATCAGTTCGCCGATGTCGCCTCGGACGTCGCTGAGCCGGGTGTTGGCGGCAACGACACCTTCGAGGCCTCGGGGAGTGGCGGGGGGCGTGGAACTCATGGGAGCATGAATGGAGAATTCGCGGTTATTCGCACGGCAAATGTAGTTTTGCGTGTTTTGACGCGTCAACGGTTTTCCCCCCCCCTCAGGGCCGCCCGACGCGTGTATAAGCAGGCACCAAGGATGCATTAGCTCCTGTAACCCGTGTCCTTGGGACCAGCATGCGCAACGGAAAGGGGATGGCTGGGTCATATTGAAGGCAGCATGCGACCGACCCCACCCGCGGCCGGAATCACCTCCCCCTCCGCAAAGCTGCGTTGAAGGCAAGTTGGCCATCATCGCAGGCGCCGGCTCTTCCTCGGGCCTTCGAAGGCGGAGAGGCGCACCGAGTGGGATACGAATGACTTCCCGATCCAACGAGGCACGAGGCTCTGGCCACTGCCCCTACAAACGCACCGGAATGCCGGCCGCAGCCAGCGCCTTCTTCACGTCCGCCACCGTGTAGGTGCCGAAGTGGAAGATGCTCGCGGCCAGCACGGCGTCCGCCTTCCCTTGCAACAACACCTCGGACATGTGC
Above is a genomic segment from Verrucomicrobiota bacterium containing:
- a CDS encoding citrate synthase (catalyzes the formation of citrate from acetyl-CoA and oxaloacetate) yields the protein MSSTPPATPRGLEGVVAANTRLSDVRGDIGELIYCGYNINELAGQVSYEEVVHLLHHNHLPNRRELEELKATLAGFRELPQGVIEIVQTLPKDTPPMHAVRTLISALGCFDTTCDDDSQHSQRRKALRLIAQIPVVTAYFHRHRQGLPLVHPNPALGEAANFLSMITGHAPSRDQENTMDMCYVLHADHGMNASTFSARVTIATLSDMYSAVTTAIGTLKGPLHGGANEGVIKMLQEIGSLEQVDAYIEEALAQKKKIMGIGHRIYKVLDPRAPHLKRMAQKLSESLGESKWIQMSERIAELMLSRKNLHANVDFYSATVYYSLGIPTDLFTPIFAIARTSGWTAHVLEQLADNRLIRPQSNYNGPVGLKVTPIEQR